The Anomaloglossus baeobatrachus isolate aAnoBae1 chromosome 5, aAnoBae1.hap1, whole genome shotgun sequence genome includes the window ccgcccatcatcccgcccacctgtctacTCCTGCTTTAgctctgagagatgggcgggaggatgggcgtgcatattaaatgagcgggtccacgtggtcacagcaggcgctgctgctgcctactcgtgcccccgatgacccgctccaccgcagcaccctcattccccgcagccatgccctacattcagaccattagacgcaccgcccaatttcccccaacatttggggggaaaaaagtgcgtcttatggtccgaaaaatacggtactcttaTTCTACGTTACTATACATTGTACTGTAGAGCGAGGTGGTGAACAAATCTTGCAGTTGCATTTGTTGTTTTAATGGTAAATATGAAGTTGAAATATGACTCTTCAGATCAGTACAATCAGTTATCCAATCCTGTATAGTTTTGTATTTTTAGTGGTGAaagaaaaattctgaaatttgtaaaaaaaaatgtattttttttctttagttttttatTGGAGttgtatgggggcttgtttttcATGTAACATACCGATGTTGGTAAAATTGCAACACTTTTTTTGTATTTAGAAATaatataattacatttttggcagatgactgtaATAGGAGCACAGAGGGACATCTGAAGTCTGATATAAAGGCAGAAAATCCTGAGAACGCGCAGGCTGAAAATCAAGTACATGCAGTTGTCCCAGATATATCCTTATCTTCCGATTCATCACAAACTGAAAAGCAAAGTAAAATTCACATAAGGGGTGTGAAATATCCAGCAACTCTAAAAGGAAAAAAGCCAgtatcctgttcagaatgtggaaaatgttttagcaaCAAAGGAAATCTTGTTGTACATCAGAGAATACACACCgggaagaagccatattcatgttccgaatgtgacaAATGTTTTACAACGTCATCATATCTTGTAGTACATCTaagaaaacacacaggggagaagccgtattcatgtcctgaatgtgaaaaatgtttcaaAGCAAGACCAGATCTTGTTATCCATCTAAGAAACCACACcggtgagaagccatattcatgtttagaatgtggaaaatgttttaccagTAAATCTGTTCTTGATACTCATAAgaaaattcatacaggggagatgccttattcatgttcagaatgtggtaaatattttaaacagaaatcatatcttgttagtcATCAGAGAATTCATACGGGAGAGAAacggtattcatgttcagaatgtgaaaaatgtttcaaTCAGAGGTCAAATCTTGTtaatcatcagagaattcacaccggggaaaagccatattcatgcccagaatgtgggaaAGCTTATACAATTAAAACAGATCTTATAAGACATCGGAAAATTCACACAagtgagaaaccatattcatgttccgaatgtgaaaaatgttttaaaacGAGATTAGCTCTTGATATGCATCAAAGAAACCACACAGATGAGAAAccttattcatgtttagaatgtggaaaatgttttgccacAAAATATATTCTTGTTacacataaaagaattcacacaggggagaagccgtattcatgttcagaatgtggtaaatattttaaacagaaatcacatcttgttagtcatcagagaattcacacgggAGAGAAAcggtattcatgtttagaatgtggaaaatatttcaATCAGAGGACAAAGCTTGTTtatcatcagagaattcacaccggggaaaagccatattcatgcccagaatgtgggaaAGCTTACACAAGTAAATCAGATCTtaatagacatcagaaaattcacacaggtgatAAACCGTatgcatgttcagattgtgggaaatgttttccagCTAAATCCACTTTTGttttacatcagagaattcacacaggggagaagccatatgcatgttcagaatgtgggaaatgttttccaaCTAAATCACATCTTcttagacatcagaaaactcacacaagtgagaaaccatattcatgttccgaatgtgaaaaatgttttaaaacGAGATTAGCTCTTGATATGCATCGAAGAAACCACACAGATGAGAAAccttattcatgtttagaatgtggaaaatgttttgccacAAAATATATTCTTGTTacacataaaagaattcacacaggggagaagccgtattcatgtttagaatgtggtaaatattttaaacagaaatcacatcttgttagtcatcagagaattcacacgggAGAGAAacggtattcatgttcagaatgtggtaaatatttTAAACAGAAATCGCATCTTGTtagtcatcagagaattcacacaggggagaagccatattcatgttcagaatgtggtaaatatttTAAACAGAAATCGCATCTTGTtagtcatcagagaattcacacgggAGAGAAacggtattcatgttcagaatgtgggaaatgtttcaatcAGAGATCACATTTTGTTAATCATCAGAGAATTCATTCAGGGGAGTAGcaatatttatgttcagaatgtgggaaatgttttacacgtaaATCACATCTATTAGACATCAGAAAAGTCACATATGTAAGAAACCATATTGTTGCTTAGAGTGTGGTAAAGTTTCAGAAATAAATCCTATTATGCCGAACATGTGAGAAATCACACACTGGAGAAAATATTTTCATATTAAGAAAGAACTTTCTCTTAGACATCAGATaagccacacaggggagaagctgtaTTCATgtcctgaatgtgggaaatgtttttatcTGCATGAGACAAGTCACAGagcagagaagccattttcatgttcgtaATGTAGGAGAGATTTCAACCAGAAATCAGATGTTGTTAATAATCTGATAATTCATACAGAGGAGAGAAGACATATCTGTGTTGTAAATGTAGGAAATGTTTTGTCAGCAAAGCAGATATTTTAAACATCAAAAAATTGTATGTAACTTATGAAATGTTTGCAATTACCAATAAACAACTTTTAAGCAATCAGAATCCAGATGATGTATATTACCTTATAATAGTGAGGTTAGAATCCTGATAATACACAGATATATAGTGATAACACTTTCTGTAATTTCCTAGGGCATTTTCTTTTTTTGAAAACTTTCTTTTCATAGGGAATAATTATGTAAATCATGTTTTTGTGGCCCTTCTTTGCCAGGATCATGATGGGGGAAAATAGAAGAGACAATTTTCTGTACACTAAGCAATTGATGTATGCAATTGTATCTTGTCTTAGAATATTCAATTGTAGAGATCTTTCAAGACTtccttttaaaggaaacctgtcaggtccaatatgcacccagaattacgagcagttctgggtgcatattgctaatccctgcctaaccgtccctgtatctggcagcatagataaagagatctttagaaaaagtatttctaagaatATTATcacatgctaatgagtgcagggactagtctcctgggcattgcttcccctggctagtcggccccattagcatgttagtacatccctgtgggcatgctaacatgctaatgaatacgcagcgtcacaggaggatctctctcacctctccgctgccatcgcgtccgacgctagattttggctcagtgctcatgaccccggagtttgggtcatgcgcactatgaagtcgggtgtacgcgtcctggcttcaaactgaagtagtgcgcatgacccaaactctggggtcatgcgcactgagccaaaatcccccgtcggacgcaatggtggtggagaggtgagtgagatcatcctgtgaccttgcacattcattagcatgatagcacacccacagggacatactaacatgctaataaggccaactagccaggggaactaacgcccagggaactagtccctctgctcattagcatacggtaaaagatctttagaaatactttttctaaagatctctttatttatgctagtgtatacagggacagttaggcagggattaccgatatgcacgcagaactgctcgtggctctgggtggatattgcacctgacaggttccctttaattcctttAATTTGGATGAGTGGGCTTTCCCAATAATCAACTCTCTCAAATATCCATTATATAGACTTCATGATTACGGAGGATTTCCTGTTGCAGGGGTCTCTGGTGCCTTCTGGCTCAAGCTGTTGCCTCAACTGAGATTGACatgagacttaaggccccgtcacactaagcaacatcgctagcaacatcgctgctaacgaacaacttttgtgacgttgctagcgatgttgctgtgtgtgacatccagcaacaacctggcccctgctgtgaggtcgttggttgttgctgaatgtcctgggccattttttagttgttgctgtcccgctgtgaagcacagatcgctgtgtgtgacagcgagacagcaacaactaaatgtgcaggcagcaggagccggcttctgcggaggctggtaaccaatgtaaacatcgggtaaccaagaagccctgtccttggttacccgatatttacctttgttatcagcctcctccgctctcactgtcagtgccggctcctgctctgtgcacatgtagctgcagcacacatcgggttaattaacccgatgtgtgctgtaactaggagagcaaggagccagcgctaagcagtgtgcgctgctccctgctctgtgcacatgtagctgcagcacacatcgggaaattaacccgatgtgtgctgtaactaggagagcaaggagccagcgctaagcggtgtgcgctgctccctgctctgtgcacatttagctgcagcacacatcgtgtaattaacctgatgtgtgctgtaactacgagagcagggagccagcgctcagtgtgcgctgctccctgctctctgcacgtgtagctccgtgcggtggtaaccaaggtaaatatcgggttggttacccgatatttaccttagttaccaagcgcagcagcttccacgcggcgctgggggcttgtcactggttgctggtgagctcaccagcaacttgtgtagccacgctccagcgatccctgccaggtcaggttgctggtgggatcgctggagcgtcgcagtgtgacatctcaccagcaacctcctagcaacttaccagcgatccctatcgttgttgggatcgctggtaagttgcttagtgtgactggacctttagtattTGATTATTTCTTTTGAAAGAGGCTGATTTTACTCTCCTGAAACTGTATCTCCACGACTAGTCGCAGTAGAAGGTCTGACTTTTGGAGTGTTCAATGAATCCTAAAAAAATTATTCCTTTTTAATTACACTGGAATTATTCAGATATACATCAtatcacaaaagttagtacacccttCCAGTAGATATATACaaaatatcttttcatgagacaacactgaagatctgaccctgtgatacaatgtagtgtcagtgtgcagcttatataaccaggtaaatttggtgccctctaaacaacaaacacagccattaaagtctaaacctctagcaacaaaagtaagtacacccctaagtgaaaattgctaaattgtgcccaattagccagtttccctccctggtgtcaatTAGCTTATTGGTGTTACAAGGGCTCAGATGTGAATGGGGGGCAGGTGTTGTAAATTTGGGGTTATCACTCGCTCTCATACTGGACATTGCACtgtcggacacagacagaaaaggacccctgtgcaagagcaataaatGGGACCTTTGCCGTTCAATAGGTCATtgtaatgcacaattccacttgctttggaggtagaaattggcCTCTGAACCTCTTGGCTCCTTTGCAGCTGCACAGGTTCCAACAATGTTTTCCTCTGGGTCATTGTAAGTATGACAGGGTGTTACgtcgccaccggagtctgctccagcgacttctgctccgatcatcaggcgacgccgtgttcctgccgtggatggtgctggtgatgggagaggagtcgatgccagcgggaccggtgggtgcaggctccgatcatccactgggctgggttatcttgggatctgcagtaccactggctgactgtgggtggcgtgtgtcttccagctgaagttgccagcgttcagctacagccaatgggaagacaccacacccttcttagttcccctcctgtctgctgacctctgccagagatagttctgatttcctggctcctggtccgccctattctgttttgtgattcctgtgtgctga containing:
- the LOC142310675 gene encoding uncharacterized protein LOC142310675, with amino-acid sequence MEEEEKYVRGDEQCKKETPTDDGSDDCNRSTEGHLKSDIKAENPENAQAENQVHAVVPDISLSSDSSQTEKQSKIHIRGVKYPATLKGKKPVSCSECGKCFSNKGNLVVHQRIHTGKKPYSCSECDKCFTTSSYLVVHLRKHTGEKPYSCPECEKCFKARPDLVIHLRNHTGEKPYSCLECGKCFTSKSVLDTHKKIHTGEMPYSCSECGKYFKQKSYLVSHQRIHTGEKRYSCSECEKCFNQRSNLVNHQRIHTGEKPYSCPECGKAYTIKTDLIRHRKIHTSEKPYSCSECEKCFKTRLALDMHQRNHTDEKPYSCLECGKCFATKYILVTHKRIHTGEKPYSCSECGKYFKQKSHLVSHQRIHTGEKRYSCLECGKYFNQRTKLVYHQRIHTGEKPYSCPECGKAYTSKSDLNRHQKIHTGDKPYACSDCGKCFPAKSTFVLHQRIHTGEKPYACSECGKCFPTKSHLLRHQKTHTSEKPYSCSECEKCFKTRLALDMHRRNHTDEKPYSCLECGKCFATKYILVTHKRIHTGEKPYSCLECGKYFKQKSHLVSHQRIHTGEKRYSCSECGKYFKQKSHLVSHQRIHTGEKPYSCSECGKYFKQKSHLVSHQRIHTGEKRYSCSECGKCFNQRSHFVNHQRIHTGEKPYSCSECNKCFTTSSDLVVHLRKHTGEKPYSCPECEKCFKTRQGVVIHQRKHTGEKPYSCLECGKCFSSKSVLGTHKKIHTGEMPYSCSECEKCFKRKSHLVRHQRVHTGEKLYSCSECGKCFNGRTNLVNHQRIHTGEKPYSSPEIRTLEKPYACSECGKFFKTKSYLGMHRKNHTGEKPYSCLECGKCFATKYIFVTHKRIHTGEKPYSCSECGKYFKQKSHLVSHRRIHTGEKRYSCSECGKCFNRRTNLVTHQRIHTGEKPYSCPECGKDFTSKAHLIRHQKMHTGEKPYACSECGKCFPTKSDLVNHQKTHTSEKPYSCSECEKCFKTRVALAMHQRSHTDEKPYSCLECGKCFATKYILVTHQRIHTGEKPYSCSECGKYYKQKSHLVSHLRIHTGEKRYSCSECGKCFNQRSHFVNHQRIHSGE